A region of Solanum dulcamara chromosome 7, daSolDulc1.2, whole genome shotgun sequence DNA encodes the following proteins:
- the LOC129895868 gene encoding uncharacterized protein LOC129895868 isoform X1, which yields MVEVEASPPDLNDKASPSHYTMTMVPCDGEFAMGKRKDQGISEPEGSRKKKKKQVATPRPACSWVHFSRDFIKEYSATHPESSGLKAATKAASDAWKLMGPEEKAKYTTRAREVWDKYLSSAPARAPKPRRQTKLVTRCSPGRLLNVLQRLTPDQKEAVKSMGFGSILGLRCRTLRRSLCLWLLERFNTVRRSLEICGERIPLTPRDVELVMGLPASGKDVVNSGSDELILQLRKRYNATNRGISVRLLEERLAAPEAGEDFKRSFVLYVMGTLLCPTARLDVSPSFLHFLTNMDVLHQYNWGKFLLDRLVREISRFRQGKQRAVGGCLLFLQLFYYESVAVGAAYESAPVAFPCLFSWGEEEISEREKQEKELGGYGSGEVVCMERGLGMGSLGYKAQTDGMPLRAVEPMQELSHAQEMEDQEYEDTFTEQEHAHTDSIEGNVVCAEIEVAAGSGPVPCGNIKYGCTEIVDYSKKRDHEEACLFAPCPCPLQNCKVVDSSKQLSSHFSSEHWDSGRRFQYDCPLRVSLSKKETFLVLQEEKDGVLFLLSKGTQSIGYTVVITCISPSSSKECFLYDVVSERGISSLRLKSSAHSFPGRFQGLPPVDFLLVPFAHLSSSGQLDLEIRVWSPTEPGSE from the exons ATGGTCGAGGTTGAGGCTTCTCCACCTGATCTCAACGACAAAGCTTCTCCTTCTCACTATACAATGACAATG GTGCCCTGTGATGGAGAATTTGCAATGGGAAAGAGGAAGGATCAAGGTATTAGTGAACCAGAAGGGagtagaaaaaagaagaaaaagcaaGTAGCCACTCCTCGTCCTGCTTGCTCTTGGGTGCACTTCAG CCGTGACTTTATTAAAGAGTATAGTGCTACACATCCTGAATCTTCAGGCCTGAAAGCT GCCACAAAGGCAGCATCAGATGCATGGAAGCTCATGGGTCCTGAGGAGAAGGCAAAGTACACTACTCGTGCCCGTGAAGTGTGGGATAAGTACCTGAGCTCAGCACCTGCCCGTGCTCCTAAGCCAAGAAGACAG ACCAAACTAGTCACAAGGTGTTCCCCTGGCCGTCTACTAAATGTCTTACAACGGCTCACACCTGACCAGAAGGAAGCTGTAAAGAGCATGGGGTTTGGTAGCATCCTTGGCCTCAGATGTCGGACTCTTCGAAGAAGCTTGTGTCTTTGGTTATTGGAGAGGTTCAATACTGTAAGACGCAGCTTGGAAATCTGTGGTGAGAGGATACCCTTAACTCCAAGGGATGTGGAACTTGTAATGGGCTTGCCTGCCAGTGGAAAAGATGTGGTGAACTCAGGGTCTGATGAATTGATTTTACAATTACGTAAAAGATACAATGCAACCAATCGTGGGATTTCTGTCCGTCTTCTGGAGGAACGACTTGCAGCTCCAGAAGCTGGGGAGGATTTCAAAAGGTCATTCGTGCTTTATGTAATGGGCACTCTTTTGTGCCCAACTGCAAGGCTTGACGTAAGCCCTTCTTTCCTCCATTTTTTGACAAATATGGATGTACTCCATCAATATAATTGGGGCAAGTTCTTGCTTGACCGGCTAGTGCGGGAGATATCTCGTTTTCGTCAAGGGAAGCAACGCGCAGTTGGGGGCTGTCTTTTGTTTCTCCAG CTCTTTTACTATGAGAGTGTTGCTGTTGGAGCAGCATATGAATCAGCCCCTGTAGCTTTTCCTTGCCTATTCTCATGGGGTGAGGAGGAGATTAGTGAGAGAGAAAAGCAAGAGAAGGAACTTGGTGGTTATGGCTCAGGGGAG GTAGTCTGCATGGAGAGAGGACTTGGGATGGGGTCATTGGGATACAAAGCCCAAACTGATGGTATGCCGCTGAGAGCAGTGGAACCAATGCAAGAGCTTTCTCATGCAcag GAAATGGAAGATCAAGAGTATGAGGATACCTTCACAGAACAG GAACATGCACACACAGATAGCATAGAAGGAAATGTAGTCTGTGCAGAGATTGAAGTAGCTGCTGGTTCAGGACCAGTACCTTGCGGAAACATCAAGTATGGATGCACAGAAATTGTTGATTACTCAAAGAAAAGAGATCACGAAGAGGCCTGCCTTTTTGCACCATGCCCATGCCCTCTCCAGAACTGTAAagttgttgattcctccaaacaACTCTCATCACATTTCAGCAGTGAGCACTGGGATTCAGGGAGGCGCTTCCAGTATGATTGCCCATTGCGTGTCTCGTTGAGCAAGAAGGAAACTTTCCTTGTTTTACAAGAAGAAAAAGACGGGGTCCTCTTTCTTCTATCCAAGGGAACACAAAGTATAGGGTATACCGTTGTTATTACTTGTATCAGTCCAAGCTCATCAAAGGAATGCTTCTTGTATGATGTTGTATCAGAAAGAGGAATCAGCTCACTGAGATTGAAATCATCTGCTCATAGTTTTCCAGGTAGATTTCAAGGTTTACCCCCAGTGGATTTTCTCCTGGTTCCTTTTGCTCATCTGAGCTCATCCGGGCAGCTAGATTTAGAGATTCGTGTATGGAGCCCAACGGAGCCTGGATCAGAGTGA
- the LOC129895868 gene encoding uncharacterized protein LOC129895868 isoform X2, with protein MVEVEASPPDLNDKASPSHYTMTMVPCDGEFAMGKRKDQGISEPEGSRKKKKKQVATPRPACSWVHFSRDFIKEYSATHPESSGLKAATKAASDAWKLMGPEEKAKYTTRAREVWDKYLSSAPARAPKPRRQTKLVTRCSPGRLLNVLQRLTPDQKEAVKSMGFGSILGLRCRTLRRSLCLWLLERFNTVRRSLEICGERIPLTPRDVELVMGLPASGKDVVNSGSDELILQLRKRYNATNRGISVRLLEERLAAPEAGEDFKRSFVLYVMGTLLCPTARLDVSPSFLHFLTNMDVLHQYNWGKFLLDRLVREISRFRQGKQRAVGGCLLFLQLFYYESVAVGAAYESAPVAFPCLFSWGEEEISEREKQEKELGGYGSGEEMEDQEYEDTFTEQEHAHTDSIEGNVVCAEIEVAAGSGPVPCGNIKYGCTEIVDYSKKRDHEEACLFAPCPCPLQNCKVVDSSKQLSSHFSSEHWDSGRRFQYDCPLRVSLSKKETFLVLQEEKDGVLFLLSKGTQSIGYTVVITCISPSSSKECFLYDVVSERGISSLRLKSSAHSFPGRFQGLPPVDFLLVPFAHLSSSGQLDLEIRVWSPTEPGSE; from the exons ATGGTCGAGGTTGAGGCTTCTCCACCTGATCTCAACGACAAAGCTTCTCCTTCTCACTATACAATGACAATG GTGCCCTGTGATGGAGAATTTGCAATGGGAAAGAGGAAGGATCAAGGTATTAGTGAACCAGAAGGGagtagaaaaaagaagaaaaagcaaGTAGCCACTCCTCGTCCTGCTTGCTCTTGGGTGCACTTCAG CCGTGACTTTATTAAAGAGTATAGTGCTACACATCCTGAATCTTCAGGCCTGAAAGCT GCCACAAAGGCAGCATCAGATGCATGGAAGCTCATGGGTCCTGAGGAGAAGGCAAAGTACACTACTCGTGCCCGTGAAGTGTGGGATAAGTACCTGAGCTCAGCACCTGCCCGTGCTCCTAAGCCAAGAAGACAG ACCAAACTAGTCACAAGGTGTTCCCCTGGCCGTCTACTAAATGTCTTACAACGGCTCACACCTGACCAGAAGGAAGCTGTAAAGAGCATGGGGTTTGGTAGCATCCTTGGCCTCAGATGTCGGACTCTTCGAAGAAGCTTGTGTCTTTGGTTATTGGAGAGGTTCAATACTGTAAGACGCAGCTTGGAAATCTGTGGTGAGAGGATACCCTTAACTCCAAGGGATGTGGAACTTGTAATGGGCTTGCCTGCCAGTGGAAAAGATGTGGTGAACTCAGGGTCTGATGAATTGATTTTACAATTACGTAAAAGATACAATGCAACCAATCGTGGGATTTCTGTCCGTCTTCTGGAGGAACGACTTGCAGCTCCAGAAGCTGGGGAGGATTTCAAAAGGTCATTCGTGCTTTATGTAATGGGCACTCTTTTGTGCCCAACTGCAAGGCTTGACGTAAGCCCTTCTTTCCTCCATTTTTTGACAAATATGGATGTACTCCATCAATATAATTGGGGCAAGTTCTTGCTTGACCGGCTAGTGCGGGAGATATCTCGTTTTCGTCAAGGGAAGCAACGCGCAGTTGGGGGCTGTCTTTTGTTTCTCCAG CTCTTTTACTATGAGAGTGTTGCTGTTGGAGCAGCATATGAATCAGCCCCTGTAGCTTTTCCTTGCCTATTCTCATGGGGTGAGGAGGAGATTAGTGAGAGAGAAAAGCAAGAGAAGGAACTTGGTGGTTATGGCTCAGGGGAG GAAATGGAAGATCAAGAGTATGAGGATACCTTCACAGAACAG GAACATGCACACACAGATAGCATAGAAGGAAATGTAGTCTGTGCAGAGATTGAAGTAGCTGCTGGTTCAGGACCAGTACCTTGCGGAAACATCAAGTATGGATGCACAGAAATTGTTGATTACTCAAAGAAAAGAGATCACGAAGAGGCCTGCCTTTTTGCACCATGCCCATGCCCTCTCCAGAACTGTAAagttgttgattcctccaaacaACTCTCATCACATTTCAGCAGTGAGCACTGGGATTCAGGGAGGCGCTTCCAGTATGATTGCCCATTGCGTGTCTCGTTGAGCAAGAAGGAAACTTTCCTTGTTTTACAAGAAGAAAAAGACGGGGTCCTCTTTCTTCTATCCAAGGGAACACAAAGTATAGGGTATACCGTTGTTATTACTTGTATCAGTCCAAGCTCATCAAAGGAATGCTTCTTGTATGATGTTGTATCAGAAAGAGGAATCAGCTCACTGAGATTGAAATCATCTGCTCATAGTTTTCCAGGTAGATTTCAAGGTTTACCCCCAGTGGATTTTCTCCTGGTTCCTTTTGCTCATCTGAGCTCATCCGGGCAGCTAGATTTAGAGATTCGTGTATGGAGCCCAACGGAGCCTGGATCAGAGTGA